A portion of the bacterium genome contains these proteins:
- a CDS encoding homocysteine biosynthesis protein: MAKVKKSFEEINERIRSGKAVVLTADEMSDLVDEVGAAKAASEVDVVTTGTFGMMCSSGAMFNFGHTSPKIKSEKVWFNDVPAYAGLAAVDTFLGATEPREDDPLNRVYPGRFPYGGAHVIEDLVAGRKVDIRVTAYGTDCYPSRKAELEKSLDEIPYAVLLNPRNGYQSYNCAVNMGEKTIYTYMGVLKPDGSNATYCSAGQLSPLLNDPLYRTIGLGTRIFLGGGEGFVIWHGTQHNPNAPRGENGVVRTPAGTLAVMGDLKGMQQRYLRGASMLGYGITLFVGLGIPIPILDEEMARFTAVRDKDIFTNIVDYAEAYPQGTGKTLGEISYEELQSGTIRFNGKEITTAPLSSYSMALEIARELKRWILEERFILGVPQKPLPGPRA; encoded by the coding sequence ATGGCCAAAGTGAAGAAGAGTTTCGAGGAGATCAACGAGCGGATCCGGTCCGGCAAGGCCGTTGTCCTCACCGCCGACGAGATGTCCGATCTCGTGGACGAGGTGGGGGCGGCCAAGGCTGCCAGCGAGGTGGATGTCGTCACCACAGGGACCTTTGGGATGATGTGCTCCTCGGGCGCCATGTTCAACTTCGGGCACACGAGTCCCAAGATCAAGTCGGAAAAGGTCTGGTTCAACGACGTACCCGCCTATGCGGGCCTGGCTGCCGTGGACACCTTTCTCGGTGCCACCGAACCCCGGGAGGACGATCCGTTAAACAGGGTCTATCCGGGCCGTTTCCCCTACGGGGGCGCCCACGTCATCGAGGACCTGGTAGCGGGCAGGAAGGTGGACATCCGGGTCACCGCTTACGGAACGGACTGCTATCCGTCCAGGAAGGCCGAACTTGAAAAGTCCCTGGACGAGATCCCCTATGCGGTGCTCTTAAACCCCCGGAACGGATACCAGAGCTACAACTGTGCCGTGAATATGGGTGAAAAGACGATCTATACCTACATGGGGGTCCTGAAGCCCGACGGCAGCAACGCCACCTACTGCAGCGCGGGACAGCTGTCTCCCCTCCTCAACGACCCCCTGTACCGGACTATCGGGCTGGGGACGAGGATCTTCCTGGGCGGTGGGGAGGGTTTTGTCATCTGGCACGGGACACAGCACAACCCCAACGCTCCGAGAGGGGAAAACGGGGTGGTCCGTACACCGGCCGGAACCCTCGCCGTCATGGGCGACCTCAAGGGGATGCAACAGCGGTACCTGAGGGGGGCCAGCATGCTGGGATACGGTATCACCCTGTTTGTCGGGCTGGGTATCCCTATCCCTATCCTCGACGAGGAGATGGCCCGCTTCACAGCCGTCAGGGACAAGGACATCTTCACCAATATCGTGGATTACGCGGAGGCCTATCCCCAGGGGACAGGCAAGACTCTCGGTGAGATCAGCTACGAGGAACTGCAAAGCGGCACGATCAGGTTCAACGGCAAGGAGATCACAACGGCGCCCCTTTCAAGCTACTCCATGGCACTGGAAATAGCCCGGGAACTCAAGCGGTGGATCCTCGAGGAACGGTTCATCCTCGGCGTTCCGCAAAAACCGCTGCCCGGTCCAAGGGCATGA
- a CDS encoding UPF0280 family protein — protein MMLRAGFGNRDYREGPAPGGLVSFRAVVDETDLWIAARENLTAAALASIRKHRAGVEEYIGEHPGFASALKPWVVKVPHGSLVSRMTEAAAAVGIGPMAAVAGTIAEAVARDLNLRSGQVVVENGGDLYLIGGRPRRIGIWAGKSPLTNRVGLEVVPGGGIAVCTSSGTVGPSLSFGKADAAVVISRSGALADAAATALGNRVNGPGDVESALDWAMSVTGITGAVVVLGSTIGAKGQVELVPLADPKSKIQDPKSKIQDSKSRIQNPK, from the coding sequence ATGATGCTTCGTGCCGGTTTTGGCAACAGGGATTATCGTGAAGGCCCGGCTCCCGGGGGGCTGGTGTCTTTCAGGGCAGTGGTTGATGAGACGGACCTGTGGATCGCCGCCCGTGAGAATCTCACCGCCGCTGCCCTTGCGTCCATCAGGAAACACCGGGCCGGTGTGGAAGAGTACATCGGTGAGCATCCGGGTTTTGCCTCCGCCCTCAAGCCGTGGGTCGTCAAGGTGCCTCACGGGTCGCTGGTGAGCCGCATGACCGAAGCTGCTGCGGCAGTGGGTATAGGGCCCATGGCCGCGGTGGCCGGCACCATCGCCGAAGCGGTTGCACGGGACCTGAACCTGAGATCCGGGCAGGTCGTTGTTGAGAACGGCGGCGACCTGTACCTGATCGGGGGCCGCCCCAGGCGTATCGGGATCTGGGCCGGCAAATCGCCCCTGACCAACCGGGTGGGCCTTGAAGTCGTCCCGGGTGGCGGGATAGCCGTGTGCACCTCGTCGGGAACGGTGGGGCCGTCCCTGAGTTTCGGAAAGGCCGACGCCGCGGTTGTGATCTCACGATCGGGCGCTCTTGCCGACGCCGCTGCCACCGCATTGGGAAACCGGGTCAACGGCCCCGGCGATGTGGAGTCTGCCCTGGACTGGGCCATGTCGGTCACAGGAATTACCGGAGCTGTCGTAGTCCTGGGCAGCACTATCGGAGCCAAGGGGCAAGTGGAACTCGTTCCACTCGCTGATCCAAAATCCAAGATCCAAGATCCAAAATCCAAAATCCAAGATTCAAAATCCAGGATCCAAAATCCAAAATAG